The following are from one region of the Natronosporangium hydrolyticum genome:
- a CDS encoding GntR family transcriptional regulator: MTDGPSGVNPGAAESPHRQIAEALRAKIRRGDWAPGERLPAIPAMAQMFGVAKQTIQRTVDQLRVEGLLITKPGSGTYVRGTRRRLNRLSRGRYGAYRGYHSDLAARYRQYLVQVGRAPAEAEVADAFGVTEGTEFVVRRHVVRTQEATVEVGASWFRVADAGGTSLEQEQAFGRPLYQEVEEVTGRRYAHATDQVTARQPSRAEAETLAIRADTPVLHLLHVAYDDQRRPLEVAQATWPGPMTALTERYDIPAPAADPDHSQPQVALG, from the coding sequence ATGACAGACGGTCCATCCGGGGTCAATCCCGGCGCGGCTGAGTCACCGCATCGCCAGATCGCCGAAGCCCTCCGGGCCAAGATCCGCCGAGGCGACTGGGCCCCCGGCGAGCGGCTACCCGCCATCCCGGCGATGGCGCAGATGTTCGGCGTGGCCAAGCAGACCATCCAGCGCACCGTCGACCAGCTGCGGGTGGAAGGGCTGCTGATCACCAAACCGGGCTCCGGCACCTACGTTCGGGGCACCCGCCGCCGGCTCAACCGCCTATCCCGCGGCCGGTACGGCGCGTACCGCGGCTACCACTCCGACCTCGCCGCCCGGTATCGCCAGTACCTGGTGCAGGTTGGCCGAGCACCCGCGGAGGCGGAGGTGGCCGATGCCTTCGGCGTCACCGAGGGCACCGAGTTCGTGGTCCGTCGGCACGTGGTCCGCACCCAGGAAGCCACGGTCGAGGTCGGCGCCTCTTGGTTCCGGGTCGCCGATGCCGGCGGCACCAGTCTGGAGCAGGAGCAGGCCTTCGGTCGGCCGCTCTACCAAGAGGTCGAGGAGGTAACCGGTCGGCGCTACGCGCACGCCACCGACCAGGTCACCGCCCGGCAACCCAGTCGCGCCGAAGCCGAGACCCTCGCGATCCGGGCCGACACCCCGGTGCTGCACCTGCTACATGTCGCCTACGACGACCAGCGCCGGCCGCTCGAGGTGGCGCAAGCGACCTGGCCCGGTCCAATGACCGCGTTGACCGAACGGTACGACATTCCGGCGCCAGCGGCCGACCCCGACCACTCACAGCCCCAGGTGGCGCTCGGTTGA
- a CDS encoding HAD family hydrolase — MTELVDDRPGPAAVLFDMDGTLLDSEPLWGAAMDALAAHHGGLLSEAARLSMVGRNASESMAIFYSDVGVADPDLVTDELFLAERMGALFAEGVPWRPGATELLAEVRTAGLPTALVTSTARRLVEVVLDSTLGRGNFNVVICGDEVAEAKPHPEAYRTAASQLGVPIEQCVAIEDSPTGILSASAAGARVIGVPGELPLAGVDGAHLVTSLVEVDLGYLTRLAATARA, encoded by the coding sequence GTGACAGAGCTAGTGGATGATCGCCCCGGCCCGGCAGCAGTACTCTTCGATATGGACGGCACCCTGTTGGACAGTGAACCGCTGTGGGGGGCGGCGATGGACGCACTCGCGGCGCACCACGGCGGCCTCCTCTCCGAGGCGGCCCGGCTCAGCATGGTCGGTCGAAACGCGTCCGAGTCGATGGCGATCTTCTATTCCGACGTCGGGGTCGCCGACCCCGACCTGGTCACCGATGAGCTCTTCCTCGCCGAGCGGATGGGCGCGCTCTTCGCCGAGGGTGTGCCCTGGCGGCCCGGCGCGACCGAGCTACTCGCCGAGGTCCGCACTGCGGGGCTGCCCACGGCGCTGGTCACCTCGACCGCCCGCCGGTTGGTCGAGGTGGTACTCGACAGCACCCTCGGCCGCGGCAACTTCAACGTGGTCATCTGCGGCGACGAGGTGGCCGAGGCGAAACCGCACCCGGAGGCGTATCGGACCGCCGCGAGCCAGCTCGGGGTGCCGATCGAGCAGTGCGTGGCGATCGAGGACTCCCCCACCGGCATCCTCAGCGCGAGCGCCGCCGGCGCCCGGGTGATCGGAGTGCCGGGCGAGCTGCCCCTCGCCGGGGTCGACGGCGCCCACCTGGTCACCAGCCTCGTCGAGGTCGACCTCGGGTACCTCACCCGACTGGCCGCGACCGCCCGGGCATAG
- a CDS encoding ABC transporter permease has translation MRTIIHLTAKDLRQQLRNGTLLLFAVVLPLGLAFMFNSLMAPGDPQLNVSYGVVDEDGGELATVFTNEVLTAIATDSSFEIEPVTDRETAHRLLDDQDQDAVFILPAGFTDQVNAGQEARIDVIGHPDAGIAVQIAREIAQAFAAELRGVQLAVAVGGADDPDADPAHLAEQAAELAAPVVLAVDDSVDDRELSSNTHYSAGMAVFFLFFTAMLSVSGLLEERSQGTMARLLAAPSGRPAILAGKLLSSVVVGVAAMTVLIGASTLLLGASWGDLRGVAVLVVAVVLAAVAIMALLCSFANTAEQASNWMSVLAVLFGLFGGSFVPLAQFGGLAVISYATPHRWFLQGLSELTGAGPAAAIVPALVLTGIAAVAFAVTLLRIDKVVRA, from the coding sequence ATGCGGACGATAATCCACCTCACCGCCAAGGACCTACGGCAACAACTGCGCAACGGCACCCTGCTGCTGTTCGCAGTGGTCCTGCCGCTAGGCCTGGCGTTCATGTTCAACAGCCTGATGGCGCCGGGCGACCCCCAGCTCAACGTCTCCTATGGAGTCGTCGACGAGGACGGTGGTGAACTCGCCACCGTCTTCACCAACGAGGTCCTCACCGCGATCGCGACCGACAGCAGCTTCGAGATCGAGCCAGTCACCGACCGGGAGACCGCTCACCGGCTCCTCGACGATCAGGACCAGGACGCGGTCTTCATCCTGCCGGCCGGCTTCACCGACCAGGTCAACGCCGGCCAGGAGGCGCGGATCGACGTGATCGGTCATCCCGACGCCGGGATCGCCGTCCAGATCGCGCGGGAGATCGCCCAGGCATTCGCCGCCGAGCTGCGCGGCGTCCAGCTGGCCGTGGCGGTCGGCGGCGCCGACGACCCGGACGCGGACCCCGCACACCTGGCCGAACAGGCCGCCGAGCTGGCCGCACCGGTGGTGCTTGCGGTAGACGACTCGGTCGACGATCGGGAGCTCTCCAGCAACACCCACTACTCGGCCGGCATGGCGGTCTTCTTTCTGTTCTTCACCGCCATGCTCAGCGTAAGTGGGCTCTTGGAGGAGCGTAGCCAGGGCACCATGGCCCGGCTGCTGGCCGCCCCGAGCGGCCGCCCCGCGATCCTGGCCGGCAAGCTGCTCAGCTCGGTCGTGGTCGGTGTGGCCGCGATGACCGTCCTGATCGGCGCCTCCACCCTGCTCCTCGGCGCCAGCTGGGGTGACCTGCGCGGGGTGGCGGTACTGGTGGTCGCGGTCGTCCTCGCCGCGGTCGCGATCATGGCGCTGCTCTGTTCCTTCGCGAACACCGCCGAACAGGCCAGCAACTGGATGTCGGTACTGGCGGTCCTGTTCGGTCTATTCGGCGGGTCGTTCGTGCCGCTGGCCCAGTTTGGCGGATTGGCGGTCATCAGCTACGCCACCCCACACCGCTGGTTCTTGCAAGGCCTGTCCGAACTCACCGGCGCCGGACCGGCCGCGGCCATAGTGCCCGCGCTGGTGCTGACGGGCATCGCCGCAGTGGCCTTCGCGGTCACGCTCCTGCGTATCGACAAGGTGGTGAGAGCATGA
- a CDS encoding ABC transporter ATP-binding protein — MNAAQRTAHNRAGGGAFAARAEDVWKVYGSGEAQVVALRGVNLNLTKGQFTAIMGPSGSGKSTLMHCLAGLDTVTRGTVYIDQTPLNGLRDNTLTKLRRDQIGFIFQQFNLLPTLTAKENILLPLNIAGRKPDPHWYDTIINTVGLTNRLHHRPTQLSGGQQQRVACARALITKPHVIFADEPTGNLDSHSGAEILTFLQQSVHQHQQTIVMVTHDPVAAAYADRVIFLADGNIVDELANPTAEAVLDTMKRLDTLVATDAAEAVA, encoded by the coding sequence ATGAACGCAGCCCAGCGAACCGCGCACAACCGGGCCGGCGGCGGGGCGTTCGCCGCCCGGGCGGAGGACGTATGGAAGGTCTACGGGTCAGGTGAAGCCCAGGTCGTCGCCCTCCGCGGCGTCAACCTCAACCTCACCAAAGGCCAGTTCACCGCCATCATGGGCCCCTCCGGCTCCGGCAAATCCACCCTCATGCACTGCCTCGCCGGCCTCGACACCGTCACCCGCGGCACCGTCTACATCGACCAAACCCCACTCAACGGCCTCCGCGACAACACCCTCACCAAACTCCGCCGCGACCAAATCGGCTTCATCTTCCAACAATTCAACCTCCTCCCCACCCTCACCGCCAAAGAAAACATCCTCCTCCCCCTCAACATCGCCGGCCGCAAACCCGACCCCCACTGGTACGACACCATCATCAACACCGTCGGCCTCACCAACCGCCTCCACCACCGACCCACCCAACTATCCGGCGGCCAACAACAACGCGTCGCCTGCGCCCGCGCCCTCATCACCAAACCCCACGTCATCTTCGCCGACGAACCCACCGGCAACCTCGACAGCCACAGCGGCGCCGAAATCCTCACCTTCCTCCAACAAAGCGTCCACCAACACCAACAAACCATCGTCATGGTCACCCACGACCCCGTCGCCGCCGCCTACGCCGACCGCGTCATCTTCCTCGCCGACGGCAACATCGTCGACGAACTCGCCAACCCCACCGCCGAAGCCGTCCTGGACACGATGAAGCGGCTGGACACGCTGGTCGCCACGGATGCCGCCGAGGCGGTGGCCTGA
- a CDS encoding PAC2 family protein has product MSEFDGLPVLRSPVAIAAFEGWNDAADASTAVLDHLEQVWEATQVTALDPEDFYDFQVTRPVQSLVDDERRIDWPTTRFAVASPPSAERDVVLIRGIEPSMRWRTFCAQVLEVCHALEVRQIVLLGALLADVPHTRPLPVSGSGTAGDATERLKLTPTRYEGPLGIVGVLHEAAARADLDTASFWVHVPHYANSPPCPKATLGLLHRVEEVLDLPVPMVDLAEAAGAWESRVRAAAEQDSELAEYVQELEARSGEAELHALTGDEIADEFEKYLRRRGPRP; this is encoded by the coding sequence GTGAGCGAGTTCGACGGTCTACCGGTACTGCGCAGCCCGGTGGCGATCGCAGCCTTTGAGGGGTGGAACGACGCTGCCGACGCGTCGACCGCGGTCCTCGACCATCTAGAGCAGGTGTGGGAAGCCACCCAGGTGACCGCGCTCGACCCGGAAGACTTCTACGACTTCCAGGTCACCCGACCGGTGCAGAGCCTGGTCGACGACGAACGGCGGATCGACTGGCCAACCACTCGGTTCGCGGTGGCCAGCCCACCCTCGGCGGAGCGCGACGTGGTGCTGATCCGGGGCATCGAGCCGAGCATGCGCTGGCGCACCTTCTGCGCGCAGGTGCTGGAGGTCTGCCACGCGCTGGAGGTCCGACAGATCGTCCTGCTGGGGGCGCTGCTGGCCGACGTGCCGCACACCCGGCCGCTGCCGGTGAGCGGTAGCGGCACCGCTGGCGACGCGACGGAACGGCTGAAGCTCACCCCGACCCGGTATGAAGGTCCGCTGGGCATCGTGGGAGTGCTGCACGAGGCGGCGGCCCGGGCCGACCTGGACACCGCGTCGTTCTGGGTGCATGTCCCCCACTACGCCAACAGTCCGCCCTGCCCAAAGGCCACGCTCGGGCTGCTCCACCGGGTCGAAGAGGTGCTCGACCTGCCGGTGCCGATGGTGGACCTGGCGGAGGCGGCCGGGGCCTGGGAGAGCCGGGTGCGGGCCGCCGCTGAGCAGGATTCGGAGCTGGCCGAGTACGTCCAGGAGCTTGAGGCCCGCTCCGGCGAGGCGGAGCTGCACGCACTCACCGGCGACGAGATCGCGGACGAGTTCGAGAAGTATCTGCGCCGGCGCGGCCCACGCCCTTGA
- a CDS encoding ABC transporter permease, producing MLRTTLRSMLHRKLRLLLSGLAVILGVMFVAGSLILTDTLGRSFDTIFADAYAETDVLVQGEAAIQVSELEGEQVPANIPADTADTVAAVSGVAQAVGLVEADGARVIGSDGKVVSSFGPPRLGINWTADAGPYELREGRGPAAPDEIAIDVALADSAGLAIGDEVGVLTREPRNDFTLVGTFGFAGGRDTLGGVQFVAFTDEVAQQLMLGETGVWNAVDVQAEPGVAPETLRDDIAAALGDGYEVRTGEQAAADQADELKEGLAFFNYILLGFAGVALFVGVFLILNTFSIIVAQRTRELALARAIGASRRQMIGSVMLEATVVGAVASVLGLAAGVGVGWLLARVAAAFSELPLAGLGVPATAVIAAVTVGLLVTLVAAVLPALRASRVPPVAAMQEAATPDRPLTKLSVVGGAILVTGAGILMLGLTDNAGGAVLAAILGGVLLTFIGTALLTPLVARPVIAVLGRLFSWSLPGRLGRLNSARNPRRTAITAAALMVGVSLVAGIGVLLTSAKASMETLARDSIAAELIIAGEQTGPRPPSFDAAVLPAAAELPGVHRAAGIYQELALIDGERTFLTAADDLAALRDVLGLESADGTLTTLAPGQTVVDEQRAETLGLAVGDQVEVQLSQGESAQYELVGLYQDSPIQGGFILPVEATPQFAVPQPTIGLIQLADGVAGDELEPAVSALLADSPEVSVSDQSAFIEQQTSQLDTIFVMIQVLLGLAILIAVLGVINTLALSVIERTRELGLLRAVGLNRAATMRMVTVEAVVISLFGAVLGIALGVALGAAAVQALRDQGISQFAVPWSDLGVYLVLAALVGVIAAVLPAIRAARINVLRAIAHE from the coding sequence ATGCTCCGCACCACCCTGCGCAGCATGCTGCACCGCAAGCTGCGGCTATTGCTCTCCGGATTAGCGGTGATCCTCGGTGTGATGTTCGTCGCCGGCAGTCTCATTCTGACCGACACCCTCGGTCGCTCATTCGACACCATCTTCGCCGACGCCTACGCCGAGACCGACGTGCTGGTCCAAGGTGAAGCAGCCATCCAGGTCTCGGAGTTGGAGGGTGAGCAGGTACCAGCCAACATCCCCGCCGACACCGCCGACACGGTGGCGGCGGTCTCCGGCGTCGCCCAGGCGGTCGGGCTGGTCGAGGCCGACGGCGCCCGGGTGATCGGCTCCGACGGCAAGGTCGTCTCATCCTTCGGCCCGCCCCGACTCGGCATCAACTGGACCGCCGACGCCGGACCGTACGAGCTTCGGGAAGGCCGCGGACCGGCGGCGCCGGACGAGATCGCGATCGACGTCGCGCTGGCGGACTCCGCCGGGCTGGCCATCGGCGACGAGGTCGGCGTGTTGACCCGCGAACCCCGGAACGACTTCACGCTGGTCGGCACGTTCGGCTTCGCCGGCGGCCGGGACACCCTCGGCGGGGTCCAGTTCGTCGCCTTCACCGACGAGGTGGCCCAACAGCTGATGCTGGGCGAGACCGGGGTGTGGAACGCGGTCGACGTCCAGGCGGAACCAGGGGTGGCGCCGGAGACCCTGCGCGACGACATCGCCGCCGCGCTCGGGGACGGCTACGAGGTCCGCACCGGCGAACAGGCAGCAGCCGACCAAGCGGACGAACTCAAAGAAGGACTCGCCTTCTTCAACTACATCCTGCTCGGGTTCGCCGGGGTGGCGCTGTTCGTCGGCGTCTTCCTGATCCTCAACACCTTCTCGATCATCGTCGCCCAGCGCACCCGCGAACTGGCGCTCGCCCGCGCCATCGGCGCCAGCCGCCGGCAGATGATCGGCTCGGTGATGCTGGAGGCCACGGTGGTAGGCGCGGTCGCTTCCGTGCTCGGCCTCGCCGCCGGCGTCGGCGTCGGCTGGCTCCTCGCCCGAGTCGCGGCTGCCTTCAGCGAGCTACCGCTCGCCGGCCTCGGCGTCCCCGCGACCGCGGTGATCGCGGCGGTCACGGTCGGCCTTCTGGTGACATTGGTCGCCGCGGTGCTGCCCGCGCTGCGGGCTTCCCGGGTGCCGCCGGTGGCGGCGATGCAGGAAGCCGCCACCCCGGACCGGCCGCTGACCAAGCTCAGTGTCGTCGGTGGCGCGATCCTGGTGACCGGGGCGGGCATCCTGATGCTCGGCCTCACCGACAACGCCGGGGGTGCCGTGCTGGCCGCGATCCTCGGCGGCGTACTGCTGACCTTCATCGGGACGGCGTTGCTGACACCGCTGGTGGCCCGGCCGGTGATCGCGGTGCTCGGCCGGCTGTTCTCCTGGTCGCTGCCGGGTCGGCTCGGCAGGCTGAACTCGGCGCGCAACCCACGCCGGACCGCGATCACCGCCGCTGCCCTGATGGTCGGGGTTTCGCTGGTAGCCGGCATCGGGGTGCTGCTCACCTCGGCGAAGGCCAGCATGGAGACGCTGGCCCGGGACTCGATCGCGGCAGAGTTGATCATTGCTGGAGAGCAGACCGGTCCCCGGCCGCCCAGCTTCGACGCCGCAGTGCTGCCCGCCGCCGCCGAGCTGCCCGGCGTCCACCGCGCCGCCGGCATCTACCAGGAACTCGCGCTCATCGACGGCGAGCGCACCTTCCTCACCGCCGCCGACGACCTGGCAGCGTTGCGGGACGTGCTCGGTCTGGAGTCGGCCGACGGCACACTCACCACCCTGGCGCCCGGCCAGACGGTGGTCGACGAGCAGCGGGCGGAGACGCTCGGCCTCGCCGTGGGCGACCAGGTCGAGGTGCAGCTCTCGCAGGGCGAGTCGGCCCAGTACGAACTGGTCGGCCTCTATCAGGACTCGCCCATCCAGGGCGGGTTCATCCTGCCGGTCGAGGCGACGCCGCAGTTCGCGGTGCCACAGCCCACAATCGGCCTGATCCAACTCGCCGACGGCGTCGCCGGCGACGAGTTGGAGCCGGCGGTGAGCGCGCTGCTCGCCGACAGCCCGGAAGTGTCGGTGAGCGACCAGAGCGCCTTCATCGAGCAGCAGACCAGCCAGCTCGACACCATCTTCGTGATGATCCAGGTACTGCTCGGGCTGGCGATCCTGATCGCGGTGCTCGGAGTCATCAACACGCTCGCACTGTCGGTGATCGAACGTACCCGGGAGCTTGGCCTGCTGCGGGCGGTCGGGTTGAACCGGGCCGCCACCATGCGGATGGTCACGGTCGAAGCGGTGGTGATCTCGCTCTTCGGGGCGGTGCTCGGCATCGCGCTCGGGGTGGCGCTCGGTGCGGCGGCGGTACAAGCCCTGCGCGACCAGGGGATCTCACAGTTCGCCGTACCGTGGTCGGATCTCGGGGTCTACCTGGTGCTGGCGGCGCTAGTCGGGGTGATCGCCGCGGTCCTGCCGGCGATCCGGGCCGCTCGGATCAACGTGTTGCGCGCGATCGCCCACGAATGA
- the mshC gene encoding cysteine--1-D-myo-inosityl 2-amino-2-deoxy-alpha-D-glucopyranoside ligase — MESWIGPQVPKLPGSGQPLALFDSARRSVQRVRPGPPGGSMYVCGITPYDATHLGHAATMITFDLIARLWRDSGITVRYAQNVTDIDDPLLERAARDGEDWIVLGMRETALFREDMESLRLLPPDFYVGAVETIPKIVDTVSSLLADGAAYRLDDGSGDVYFDIAAAPRFGYVSHFSRAQMLAFFAERGGDPERGGKRDQLDPLLWRGAREGEPAWPGEVLGPGRPGWHVECAVIALDRLGETIDVQGGGNDLIFPHHECSAAHAERLTGQAPFASHYVHTGMIGLAGEKMSKSKGNLAFVSRLRADGLDPMALRLALLAGHYRQDRQWTDEVRKVAEQRLARWRAAVAVAAAPAAEPLLAGVRERLADDLDTPSALRLVDEWADAALAGESEADPAAAELLRGTVDALLGVKL, encoded by the coding sequence ATGGAGTCATGGATCGGACCTCAGGTTCCAAAGCTGCCGGGCAGCGGGCAACCGCTGGCATTGTTCGACTCGGCCCGCCGTTCGGTGCAGCGGGTTCGACCCGGCCCACCCGGCGGGTCGATGTACGTCTGCGGCATCACGCCGTACGATGCGACCCATTTGGGGCACGCCGCCACAATGATCACGTTTGATCTGATCGCCCGGCTCTGGCGAGATTCAGGGATAACTGTGCGATATGCGCAGAATGTCACTGACATTGATGATCCGCTATTGGAGCGGGCGGCTCGGGACGGCGAAGACTGGATCGTCCTCGGGATGCGGGAGACCGCGTTGTTCCGGGAGGACATGGAGTCGCTGCGGCTGCTGCCGCCGGACTTCTACGTGGGCGCGGTGGAGACGATTCCGAAGATCGTCGACACCGTCTCGTCGCTACTCGCAGACGGCGCTGCCTACCGGCTCGACGATGGCAGCGGCGACGTCTATTTCGACATCGCCGCCGCCCCCCGGTTCGGGTATGTCTCCCACTTCTCCCGGGCACAGATGCTGGCGTTCTTCGCCGAGCGTGGCGGCGACCCGGAGCGCGGCGGCAAGCGCGACCAGCTAGATCCGTTGCTGTGGCGAGGCGCTAGGGAGGGCGAGCCGGCCTGGCCCGGCGAGGTGCTCGGCCCAGGGCGGCCCGGCTGGCATGTGGAGTGTGCCGTGATCGCCCTTGACCGGCTCGGCGAGACCATCGACGTGCAGGGCGGCGGCAACGATCTGATCTTCCCACACCACGAGTGCTCGGCGGCCCACGCGGAGCGGCTCACCGGCCAGGCGCCCTTCGCCTCGCACTATGTGCACACCGGCATGATCGGGTTGGCCGGAGAGAAGATGAGCAAGTCCAAAGGGAACTTGGCCTTCGTCTCCCGGCTGCGCGCCGACGGACTGGATCCGATGGCGCTCCGGTTGGCCTTGCTGGCTGGCCACTACCGGCAGGATCGGCAGTGGACCGACGAGGTCCGCAAGGTCGCCGAGCAGCGGTTGGCGCGATGGCGGGCGGCGGTGGCCGTGGCAGCGGCGCCCGCCGCGGAGCCGCTGCTCGCCGGGGTGCGGGAGCGGCTGGCGGACGACCTGGATACGCCCTCGGCGTTGCGGCTGGTGGATGAGTGGGCGGACGCCGCCCTCGCTGGCGAGAGCGAGGCCGACCCGGCGGCTGCCGAGCTGCTCCGCGGCACGGTCGACGCGCTGCTCGGGGTGAAACTCTGA
- a CDS encoding ABC transporter ATP-binding protein: protein MTEPVLECKHLRKAYGQLTAVDDISFSIREGETYGLLGPNGAGKTTTISMVVGILARDGGEVTVAGQPHGVNRTATKAMIGYVPQDLALYPDLTALENLRFFGNLYGLHGGAQKRRVAEVVELVGLSDRASDRVDKFSGGMARRLHIAVGLLNQPRLLILDEPTAGVDPQSRNAILASVQQLAEEGLAVLYTTHYMEEAERLCDRVGIIDEGQLKAEGTRRELVRLVGSQDEIVLTTEGDPAAAADALGKLPEVGTLTREESRIRLMVGEAAPLLPTVLAAATGTGTTVRSVEVRQPNLEAVFLHLTGKALRD, encoded by the coding sequence GTGACAGAACCGGTGCTGGAGTGCAAGCACCTGCGTAAGGCGTACGGGCAGCTGACAGCGGTCGACGACATCAGCTTCAGCATCCGCGAAGGTGAGACCTACGGCTTGCTGGGACCCAACGGCGCGGGAAAGACCACCACCATCTCGATGGTCGTGGGCATCCTCGCCCGCGACGGGGGCGAGGTCACGGTCGCCGGGCAGCCGCACGGGGTCAACCGGACCGCCACCAAGGCGATGATCGGGTATGTCCCGCAAGACCTCGCCCTCTACCCGGACCTCACCGCGCTAGAGAACCTGCGGTTCTTCGGCAATCTCTACGGGCTGCACGGAGGTGCGCAAAAGCGGCGGGTCGCCGAGGTGGTCGAGCTGGTCGGGCTCAGCGACCGGGCTAGCGACCGGGTCGACAAATTCTCCGGCGGGATGGCACGCCGGCTCCACATCGCCGTCGGGCTGCTGAACCAGCCGCGGCTACTGATCCTCGACGAGCCCACCGCCGGCGTCGATCCGCAGAGCCGCAACGCGATCCTCGCCAGCGTGCAACAGCTCGCCGAGGAGGGGCTGGCGGTCCTCTACACCACCCACTACATGGAGGAGGCCGAACGGCTCTGCGACCGGGTAGGTATCATCGACGAAGGTCAACTCAAGGCTGAAGGCACCCGGCGGGAGCTGGTCCGCCTGGTCGGCAGCCAGGACGAGATCGTCCTGACCACCGAGGGTGATCCGGCCGCGGCCGCCGACGCGCTCGGCAAGCTGCCCGAGGTCGGCACCCTCACCCGGGAAGAGTCCCGGATCCGGCTGATGGTCGGCGAGGCGGCGCCGCTGCTGCCGACGGTGCTGGCGGCCGCCACCGGCACCGGCACCACGGTCCGGTCAGTGGAGGTCCGCCAACCCAACCTCGAAGCGGTCTTCCTGCACCTGACCGGCAAGGCGCTGAGGGACTGA
- a CDS encoding ABC transporter permease produces the protein MKMLAIAGLNLRRLFRYRPNVFFVIIGPLLFLLVLGMLFGGSQPVRIGVVDGGGPLAERLTDALAEDDRVELTRFDDHAELQTELERGLLNAGVVIPDDYDQVVGDGEQAAVRYLARADDPLAADLGVWVRSVIPQEAALLRAAQFGAQEHGAPVDQHLRAAESAAATMPGIEVAVTTTGEAQIPEGLSQFAPMAPSLLLLFVFFTSLMAALGLVEARRLGVITRMTATPTPIRTLVAGEALGRFAVALTQGLIVLLGSALLFGVDWGDPIGAAAVLVLFCLVGSGAAMLLGALFRNEGAAMGVGMGLGLGLAALGGTMLPLELLSDQVQTIAKATPHAWGYEAYSELVRHGGTVTDILPQLGALAGFAAVLFTLGAWQLQRSLTR, from the coding sequence ATGAAGATGCTGGCGATCGCCGGGCTGAACCTACGCCGGCTCTTCCGGTACCGGCCGAACGTCTTCTTCGTGATCATTGGACCGCTCCTCTTCCTGCTGGTGTTGGGGATGCTCTTCGGCGGCTCCCAACCGGTACGCATCGGAGTAGTCGACGGCGGCGGGCCACTGGCCGAGCGGCTCACCGACGCTCTCGCCGAGGACGACCGGGTCGAGCTCACCCGCTTCGACGACCATGCCGAGCTGCAGACGGAGCTGGAGCGGGGCCTGCTCAACGCCGGGGTCGTCATCCCCGACGACTACGACCAGGTGGTCGGCGACGGCGAGCAGGCAGCGGTCCGCTATCTGGCCCGCGCCGACGATCCGCTCGCCGCCGACCTCGGAGTCTGGGTGCGGTCGGTGATCCCGCAGGAGGCCGCGCTGCTCCGGGCCGCCCAGTTCGGGGCGCAGGAGCATGGCGCGCCGGTCGACCAACACCTGCGTGCGGCCGAGTCCGCGGCGGCGACCATGCCCGGCATCGAGGTCGCGGTGACCACCACCGGGGAGGCGCAGATCCCGGAAGGGCTCAGCCAGTTCGCGCCGATGGCGCCCTCGCTGCTGCTGCTGTTCGTCTTCTTCACCTCGCTGATGGCGGCGCTCGGGCTGGTGGAGGCGCGCCGGCTGGGCGTCATCACCCGGATGACCGCCACCCCTACCCCGATCCGAACCCTGGTCGCTGGCGAAGCGCTCGGCCGGTTCGCGGTCGCGCTCACCCAAGGGCTCATCGTCCTGCTCGGATCGGCGTTGCTGTTCGGAGTGGACTGGGGCGACCCGATCGGCGCCGCCGCCGTACTTGTGCTGTTCTGTCTGGTCGGCAGCGGCGCGGCGATGCTGCTCGGCGCGCTGTTCCGCAACGAGGGAGCCGCGATGGGCGTCGGGATGGGGCTCGGGCTGGGGCTGGCCGCGCTCGGCGGCACCATGCTGCCGCTGGAGCTGCTCTCCGATCAGGTGCAGACGATCGCGAAGGCGACCCCCCACGCCTGGGGGTACGAGGCCTACAGCGAACTGGTCCGGCACGGCGGCACCGTCACCGACATCCTGCCGCAGCTGGGGGCGCTGGCCGGCTTCGCCGCGGTGCTCTTCACCCTCGGGGCCTGGCAGCTGCAGCGCAGCCTCACCCGATGA